Proteins encoded together in one Meles meles chromosome 7, mMelMel3.1 paternal haplotype, whole genome shotgun sequence window:
- the SBF1 gene encoding myotubularin-related protein 5 isoform X1 has translation MARLADYFVLVAFGPHPREGGPSVPRCMLGTVRTPCQLEQRAAWDPWEQGSGEGQGQILQRFPEKDWEDNPFPQGIELFCQPSGWQLCPERNPPTFFVAVLTDINSERHYCACLTFWEPAEPTQEAVCAEDSTEREEEADEGGPAQLSPATPGPPGQLFAPKTLVLVSRLDHAEVFRNSLGLIYTIHVEGLNVGLENVIGNLLTCVIPLAGGSQLDSVEDGVRTISLGAGDRQVIQTPLADSLPVSRCSVALLFRQLGITNVLSLFCAALTEHKVLFLSRSYQRLSDACRGLLALLFPLRYSFTYVPILPAQLLEVLSTPTPFIIGVNAAFQAETQELLDVIIADLDGGTVTVPECVHIPPLPEPLQTQTHSVLSMVLDPELELADLAFPPPSTNASSLKMQDKELRAVFLRLFAQLLQGYRWCLHMVRIHPEPVIRFHKAAFLGQRGLVEDDFLMKVLEGMAFAGFVSERGVPYRATDLFDELVAHEVARMRADENHPQRVLRHVRELAEQLYKNENPYPAVAMHKVQRPGEASHLRRAPRPFPRLDDGMVQWIVDQAAAKMQGAPPAVKAERRTTVPSGPPMTAILERSSGLHGNSARRLEVVRNCISYVFEGKMLEAKKLLPAVLRALKGRAARRCLTQELHIHVQQNRAVLDHQQFDFVVRMMNCCLQDCTSLDEHGIAAALLPLVTAFCRKLSPGVTQFAYSCVQEHVVWSTPQFWEAMFYGDVQTHIRALYLEPAEDRDHGQVGDVSAPEDERSALDVASEQRRLWPTLSREKQQELVQKEESTVFSQAIHYANRMSYLLLPLDSSRSRLLRERAGLGDLESASNSLVTNSMAGSVAESYDTESGFEDAETCDVAGAVVRFINRFVDKVCTESGVTSDHLKGLHVMVPDIVQMHIETLEAVHRESKRLPPIQKPKLLRPRLLPGEECVLDGLRVYLLPDGREEGAGGSGGGPALLPAEGAVFLTTYRVIFTGMPTDPLVGEQVVVRSFPVAALTKEKRISVQTPVDQLLQDGLQLRSCTFQLLRMAFDEEAGSDGAELFRKQLHKLRYPPDIRGTFAFTLDPTHAPGRPPRTTKDKGPSLRTLSRNLVKNAKKTIGRQYVTRKKYSPPSWEHRGQPPPEDQEDEISVSEELEPSTLTPSSALKPSDRMTMSSLVERACCRDYQRLGLGTLSSSLSRAKSEPFRISPVNRMYAICRSYPGLLIVPQSVQDNALQRVSRCYRQNRFPVVCWRSGRSKAVLLRSGGLHGKGVVGLFKAQNAPSPGQSQADSSSLEQEKYLQAVVSSMPRFADASGRNTLSGFSSAHVGSHVPSPRARVTTLSNPMAASASRRTAPRGKWSSVRASGRSGGLGVDVGSRLAGRDLLSPPQANGAPPDPGFLQPQRAALYIIGDKAQLKGVRPDPLQQWELVPIEVFEARQVKASFKKLLKACVPGCPAAEPGPASFLRSLEDSEWLIQLHKLLQVSVLVVELLDSGSSVLVSLEDGWDITTQVVSLVQLLSDPFYRTLEGFRLLVEKEWLSFGHRFSHRGAHTLAGQSSGFTPVFLQFLDCVHQVHLQFPMEFEFSPFYLKFLGYHHASRRFRTFLLDSDYERIELGLLYEEKGERRGQQACRSVWEYVDRLSKRTPVFYNYMYAPEDAEVLRPYSNVSNLKVWDFYTEETLAEGPPYDWELAQGPPEPPEEERPDGGAPQSRRRVVWPCYDSRPRAQPDAISRLLEELQRLETELGRPAERWKDTWDRAKAAQRLEARADGRGTPSSLLVSSVPHHRRSLGVYLQEGPVGSTLSLSLDSDQSSGSTASSSRQAARRSTSTLYSQFQTAESENRSYEGTLYKKGAFMKPWKARWFVLDKTKHQLRYYDHRVDTECKGVIDLAEVEAVAPGTPTMGAPKTVDEKAFFDVKTTRRVYNFCAQDVPSAQQWVDQIQSCLSDA, from the exons GGAGTGGGGAAGGCCAGGGCCAGATCCTGCAGCGCTTCCCAGAGAAGGACTGGGAGGACAACCCGTTCCCCCAGGGCATCGAGCTG TTTTGTCAGCCCAGCGGGTGGCAGCTGTGTCCTGAGAGGAACCCGCCCACCTTCTTCGTCGCTGTCCTCACTGACATCAACTCTGAGCGGCATTACTGCGCCTGCCTGACCTTCTGGGAGCCGGCAGAGCCCACACAG GAAGCGGTGTGCGCCGAGGACTCCACCGAGCGGGAGGAGGAGGCGGACGAGGGGGGCCCCGCCCAGCTGTCGCCTGCGACGCCTGGCCCCCCTGGCCAGCTGTTCGCGCCAAAGACCCTGGTGCTGGTGTCTCGACTGGACCACGCGGAGGTGTTCAGG AACAGCCTGGGCCTCATTTACACCATCCACGTGGAGGGCCTGAACGTGGGCCTGGAGAATGTGATCGGGAACCTGCTCACGTGTGTCATCCCCCTGGCTGGGGGCTCCCAG CTGGACTCCGTGGAGGACGGAGTG AGAACCATCTCTTTGGGGGCCGGGGACCGGCAGGTCATCCAGACCCCACTCGCTGACTCGTTGCCCGTCAGCCGCTGCAGCGTGGCCCTGCTCTTCCGCCAGCTGG GCATCACCAACGTGCTGTCGCTGTTCTGCGCTGCGCTCACGGAGCACAAGGTGCTCTTCCTGTCCCGAAGCTACCAGCGGCTCTCAGACGCCTGCCGGGGCCTCCTGGCGCTGCTCTTCCCGCTCCGATACAG CTTCACCTACGTGCCCATCCTGCCGGCGCAGCTCCTGGAGGTCCTCAGCACCCCCACGCCCTTCATCATCGGAGTCAACGCGGCCTTCCAGGCGGAGACACAAGAGCTG CTGGACGTGATCATTGCTGATCTCGATGGCGGGACGGTGACGGTCCCTGAGTGTGTGCACATCCCGCCCCTGCCGGAGCCGCTGCAGACTCAGACTCACAGTGTGTTGAGCATg GTCCTCGATCCAGAGCTGGAGCTGGCTGATCTTGCCTTCCCACCGCCTTCAACAAACGCTTCCTCCCTGAAGATGCAG gacaaGGAGCTGCGCGCCGTCTTCCTGCGGCTCTTTGCCCAGCTGCTGCAGGGCTACCGCTGGTGTCTGCACATGGTCCGCATCCACCCAGAGCCCGTCATCCGCTTCCACAAG GCAGCCTTCCTGGGCCAGCGTGGGCTGGTGGAGGACGACTTCCTGATGAAGGTGCTGGAGGGCATGGCCTTCGCAGGCTTCGTGTCAGAGCGTGGGGTCCCTTACCGCGCTACGGACCTGTTCGACGAG CTGGTGGCCCACGAGGTGGCGCGGATGCGGGCGGATGAGAACCACCCCCAGCGCGTCCTGCGTCACGTCAGAGAACTGGCGGAGCAGCTCTACAAGAAC GAGAACCCATACCCTGCTGTGGCTATGCACAAGGTGCAGAGGCCCGGGGAGGCCAGCCACCTGCGGCGGGCGCCGCGCCCCTTCCCCCGGCTGGACGACGGCATGGTGCAGTGGATCGTGGACCAGGCCGCAGCCAAGATGCAGGGCGCGCCCCCGGCCGTGAAGGCTGAGAGGAGGACCACTGTGCCCTCGGGGCCCCCCATGA CCGCCATCCTGGAGCGGAGCAGCGGGCTCCACGGCAACAGCGCGCGCCGGCTGGAGGTGGTTCGAAACTGCATCTCCTACGTGTTTGAGGGGAAGATGCTTGAGGCCAAGAAG CTGCTCCCAGCTGTGCTGAGGGCCCTGAAGGGGCGCGCCGCCCGCCGTTGCCTCACCCAGGAGCTGCACATCCACGTGCAGCAGAACCGGGCGGTGCTGGACCACCAGCAGTTCGACTTCGTCGTCCGCATGATGAACTGCTGCCTGCAG GACTGCACCTCCCTGGACGAGCACGGCATCGCGGCTGCTCTGCTGCCCCTGGTCACGGCCTTCTGCCGG AAGCTGAGCCCAGGAGTGACCCAGTTTGCGTACAGCTGCGTGCAAGAGCACGTGGTGTGGAGCACCCCGCAGTTCTGGGAGGCCATGTTCTACGGGGATGTGCAGACCCACATCCGCGCCCTCTACCTGGAGCCTGCCGAGGACCGAGACCACGGGCAG gtgggggatgTGTCGGCGCCAGAGGACGAGCGCTCTGCCCTGGACGTGGCATCCGAGCAGCGGCGCCTGTGGCCAACCCTGAGCCGCGAAAAGCAGCAGGAGCTGGTGCAGAAGGAGGAGAGCACGGTGTTCAGCCAGGCCATCCACTACGCCAACCGCATGAGCTacctgctcctgcccctggaCAGCAGCCGCAGCCGCCTCCTGCGGGAGCGGGCAGGGCTGGGCGACCTCGAGAGCGCCAGCAACAGTCTGGTCACCAACAG CATGGCGGGCAGCGTGGCAGAGAGCTATGACACGGAAAGTGGCTTCGAGGACGCAGAGACCTGCGATGTGGCCGGGGCCGTGGTCCGCTTCATTAACCGCTTTGTGGACAAGGTCTGCACAGAGAGTGGGGTCACCAGCGACCACCTCAAGGGGCTGCATGTCATGGTGCCAG ACATCGTCCAGATGCACATCGAGACTCTGGAGGCTGTGCACCGGGAGAGTAAGAGGCTGCCCCCCATCCAGAAG CCCAAACTGCTGCGGCCACGCCTGCTGCCCGGCGAGGAGTGCGTGCTGGACGGCCTGCGCGTCTACCTGCTGCCAGACGGCCgtgaggagggggcggggggcagcggGGGCGGCCCCGCACTGCTCCCAGCGGAGGGCGCCGTCTTCCTCACCACGTACCGGGTGATCTTCACAGGGATGCCCACCGACCCCCTGG tcggggaacaggtggtggtgcGTTCCTTCCCGGTGGCCGCGCTGACCAAGGAGAAGCGCATCAGCGTGCAGACACCTGTGGACCAGCTCCTGCAGGACGGGCTGCAGCTGCGCTCCTGCACATTCCAG CTGCTGAGGATGGCCTTTGACGAGGAGGCGGGCTCCGACGGCGCCGAGCTCTTCCGAAAGCAGCTGCACAAGCTGCGGTACCCGCCGGACATCAGGGGCACCTTCGCCTTCACGCTGGACCCCACGCACGCGCCCGGCCGGCCACCCCGCACCACCAAGGACAAGGGCCCTTCCCTCCG GACCCTGTCCCGGAACCTCGTGAAGAACGCCAAGAAGACCATTGGGCGGCAGTACGTCACCCGGAAGAAGTACAGCCCTCCCAGCTGGGAGCACCGGGGCCAGCCTCCTCCTGAGGACCAGGAGGACGAGATCTCAG TGTCGGAGGAGCTGGAGCCCAGCACGCTGACCCCTTCCTCGGCCCTGAAGCCCTCCGACCGCATGACCATGAGCAGCCTGGTGGAGCGGGCGTGCTGCCGGGACTACCAGCGTCTGGGGCTGGGCACGCTGAGCAGCAGCCTGAGCCGCGCCAAGTCCGAGCCCTTCCGCATCTCCCCAGTCAACCGCATGTACGCCATCTGTCGCAG CTACCCGGGGCTGCTGATCGTCCCGCAGAGCGTCCAGGACAACGCCCTGCAGCGCGTCTCCCGCTGCTACCGCCAGAACCGCTTTCCCGTGGTGTGCTGGCGCAGTGGGCGCTCCAAGGCCGTGCTGCTGCGCTCCGGGGGCCTGCACGGCAAGGGCGTCGTCGGCCTCTTCAAGGCCCAGAACGCGCCTTCCCCAG gccAGTCCCAGGCGGACTCGAGCAGCCTAGAGCAGGAGAAGTACCTGCAGGCCGTGGTGAGCTCCATGCCCCGCTTCGCCGACGCGTCCGGGCGGAACACGCTCAGCGGCTTCTCCTCTGCCCACGTGGGCAGCCACG TgcccagccccagagccagggtCACCACGCTGTCCAACCCCATGGCGGCCTCGGCCTCCAGACGGACCGCTCCCCGAG GGAAATGGAGCAGTGTCCGGGCCAGTGGGCGCAGCGGTGGGCTTGGCGTCGATGTGGGCTCCCGGCTGGCAGGCAGAGACCTGCTGAGCCCGCCCCAGGCTAACGGGGCCCCCCCGGACCCAGGCTTCCTGCAGCCCCAGCGTGCAGCCCTCTACATCATTGGGGACAAAGCCCAGCTCAAG GGTGTACGGCCGGACCCCCTGCAGCAGTGGGAGCTGGTGCCCATCGAGGTGTTCGAGGCACGGCAGGTGAAGGCCAGCTTCAAAAAGCTGCTGAAGGCGTGTGTCCCGGGCTGCCCTGCCGCCGAGCCCggccctgcctccttcctgcgCTCGCTGGAGGACTCGGAGTGGTTGATCCAG CTCCACAAGCTGCTCCAGGTGTCGGTGCTGGTGGTGGAGCTGCTGGACTCGGGCTCGTCCGTCCTGGTGAGCCTGGAGGACGGCTGGGACATCACCACCCAG GTGGTGTCCCTGGTGCAGCTGCTGTCTGACCCCTTCTACCGCACGCTGGAGGGTTTCCGCCTACTGGTGGAGAAGGAGTGGCTGTCCTTCGGCCATCGTTTCAGCCACCGCGGCGCCCACACGCTCGCTGGCCAGAGCAGCGGCTTCACGCCCGTCTTCCTGCAGTTCCTGGACTGTGTGCACCAG GTCCACCTGCAGTTCCCCATGGAGTTCGAGTTCAGCCCCTTCTACCTCAAGTTCCTTGGCTACCACCACGCCTCTCGCCGCTTCCGCACCTTTCTGCTCGACTCCGACTATGAGCGCATTGAGCTGG GGCTCCTGTACGAGGAGAAGGGGGAGCGCCGGGGCCAGCAGGCATGCCGGTCCGTGTGGGAGTACGTGGACCGCCTGAGCAAGAGGACGCCCGTGTTCTACAACTACATGTACGCGCCCGAGGACGCGGAG GTCCTGCGGCCCTACAGCAACGTGTCCAACCTGAAGGTGTGGGACTTCTACACTGAGGAGACACTGGCCGAGGGTCCCCCCTATGACTGGGAACTGGCCCAGGGGCCCCCCGAGCCCCCAGAGGAAGAGCGGCCTGATGGGGGCGCGCCCCAGAGCAGGCGCCGGGTGGTGTGGCCGTGCTACGACAGCCGCCCCCGAGCCCAGCCGGACGCCATCTCACGCCTGCTGGAG GAGCTACAGCGGTTGGAGACGGAGCTGGGGCGACCCGCGGAGCGCTGGAAGGACACCTGGGACCGGGCGAAGGCAGCACAGCGCCTGGAGGCCCGGGCGGACGGACGT ggcACCCCCAGCTCCCTGCTGGTGTCCAGCGTGCCCCACCACCGCCGCTCGCTAGGCGTGTACCTGCAGGAGGGGCCTGTGGGCTccactctgagcctcagcctGGACAGCGACCAGAGCAGCGGCTCCACAGCGTCCAGCTCCCGGCAGGCAGCGCGCCGCAGCACCAGCACCTTGTACAGCCAGTTCCAGACGGCCGAGAGTGAGAACAG GTCGTACGAGGGCACCCTGTACAAAAAGGGGGCCTTCATGAAGCCCTGGAAGGCTCGCTGGTTCGTGCTGGACAAGACCAAGCACCAG CTGCGCTACTACGACCACCGTGTGGACACCGAATGCAAGGGTGTCATCGACCTGGCCGAAGTGGAGGCCGTGGCCCCCGGCACCCCCACCATGGGTGCCCCCAAGACCGTGGACGAGAAGGCCTTCTTTGAC GTGAAGACGACGCGTCGCGTTTACAACTTCTGTGCCCAGGACGTGCCGTCAGCCCAGCAGTGGGTGGACCAGATCCAGAGCTGCCTGTCGGACGCCTGA